From a single Pseudoalteromonas sp. Scap06 genomic region:
- a CDS encoding GyrI-like domain-containing protein, translating into MEVKQLASQTLIGLKVRTCNANEMNAGTANIAELWQKFGEKFANSLTENTKVYGVYTNYESDLTGDFDVIACCDNLSIKLPEAKKVTIQAGRYLVFKGEGEMPDAVIDLWGEIWQYFSSDDCRYERTYTSDFEYYKNSNEIEIAIAIKD; encoded by the coding sequence ATGGAAGTAAAGCAACTAGCAAGTCAGACCTTAATCGGCTTAAAAGTAAGAACCTGCAACGCCAATGAAATGAACGCTGGCACTGCAAATATAGCTGAACTTTGGCAAAAATTTGGTGAAAAGTTTGCCAACAGCCTTACAGAAAACACCAAAGTGTATGGTGTGTATACTAATTACGAAAGCGATCTCACAGGCGATTTTGACGTAATTGCCTGCTGCGATAATTTATCAATTAAACTCCCTGAAGCTAAAAAAGTAACCATCCAAGCGGGGCGTTATTTGGTATTTAAAGGTGAGGGTGAAATGCCCGATGCGGTGATCGATTTATGGGGCGAAATTTGGCAATACTTCAGCTCAGACGATTGCCGCTATGAACGTACTTACACCAGTGATTTTGAGTATTATAAAAACAGTAACGAAATAGAAATTGCCATTGCAATTAAAGACTAA
- a CDS encoding haloacid dehalogenase type II: protein MATTLAFDVYGTLINTHGVVSLLENMVGDNAHAFSTTWREKQLEYSFRRGLMQNYVPFSVCTEQALNYACLLHKVTLSDEQKAQLLARYKTLPAFDDVKAGLESLKAQNYRLFAFSNGAASAVNTLLETAGISELFEGVVSADDIKTFKPNPGVYSHFLRQANSTGANTWLISSNPFDVIGALSHGMRAAWIQRSSEAIFDPWELTPTITACDLHDLKTKLASNNQ, encoded by the coding sequence ATGGCAACTACACTGGCGTTTGATGTATACGGTACGCTTATAAATACCCATGGCGTGGTGTCGTTACTTGAAAATATGGTTGGCGACAACGCGCACGCATTTTCAACTACTTGGCGTGAAAAACAACTCGAATATTCGTTTAGACGCGGATTAATGCAAAACTACGTGCCGTTTTCGGTGTGTACTGAGCAGGCACTTAATTATGCGTGTTTACTGCACAAGGTAACTTTAAGCGATGAGCAAAAAGCACAGTTATTAGCACGCTATAAAACCTTACCGGCATTTGATGATGTTAAAGCAGGGCTTGAGAGCTTAAAAGCACAAAACTATCGGTTATTTGCGTTTTCTAATGGTGCGGCCAGTGCGGTAAATACTTTGCTCGAAACGGCAGGCATAAGTGAGCTTTTTGAAGGTGTAGTGAGCGCCGATGATATTAAAACTTTTAAACCCAACCCCGGTGTTTATAGTCATTTTTTACGTCAGGCAAATTCAACCGGTGCTAATACCTGGCTTATATCGAGTAATCCGTTTGATGTTATTGGGGCGTTATCGCACGGTATGCGTGCTGCGTGGATACAGCGCTCAAGTGAGGCTATTTTTGATCCCTGGGAACTAACGCCTACAATAACGGCGTGCGATTTACATGATTTAAAAACCAAGCTGGCCAGTAATAACCAATGA
- a CDS encoding substrate-binding domain-containing protein: protein MFFIKPKFIYSSCSIYKPKISFSLFFVLLCLPFFANAQFVIGIVGKTKNDSFYIQAYKGCTEFAKSKPDVTCKYDGPDDYQDIRTQALIINDMMKSGIDGLLVSISDSDYLVERALKDLFEKNIPVITFDSDLLAKDHQYRLAYVGTDNFDFGVALGNQLKNLVSEENKRICIQSGHPTAPNLNKRIAGVRFALSGQSSQRLSGENGWSEYNRCPLYSLGKRGASLEQVKSLTKMDKPPAFVAVAGFAQFNTEYIDLMTPYKHKLDSKELIIVSADTEKIQLDALSKGLSSSNVGQNPYEMGRLSAQLMYNVIKHNIKPAEAFYFLDFHYCQQSNAQTCTVNY, encoded by the coding sequence TTGCCATTTTTTGCAAATGCTCAATTTGTCATTGGCATAGTAGGAAAAACTAAAAACGATAGCTTTTATATTCAGGCGTACAAAGGGTGTACCGAGTTTGCAAAGTCAAAGCCTGACGTTACCTGTAAATATGATGGGCCTGATGATTATCAAGATATTCGAACCCAAGCTTTAATTATTAATGACATGATGAAAAGTGGGATTGATGGTTTATTAGTTTCAATATCAGATTCTGATTATTTGGTAGAGAGAGCCCTTAAAGATTTATTTGAAAAAAACATTCCTGTTATTACTTTTGACTCAGATTTATTAGCAAAAGATCACCAGTACAGGCTCGCTTACGTTGGTACTGATAATTTTGACTTTGGTGTTGCGTTAGGCAATCAATTAAAGAATTTAGTAAGTGAAGAAAATAAGCGTATTTGTATTCAATCTGGTCATCCTACTGCACCAAACTTAAATAAAAGAATCGCAGGTGTTAGGTTTGCGCTTTCTGGGCAAAGTAGTCAGCGCTTATCGGGAGAAAATGGCTGGAGCGAGTATAACCGCTGCCCTCTTTATAGTTTAGGAAAAAGGGGCGCCTCCTTAGAGCAAGTAAAAAGCCTTACAAAGATGGACAAGCCTCCTGCGTTTGTTGCTGTTGCCGGTTTTGCGCAATTTAATACTGAGTACATAGACTTGATGACACCCTACAAACATAAACTTGATTCAAAAGAACTTATTATTGTTTCAGCAGATACCGAAAAAATACAATTAGACGCGCTTAGCAAAGGTTTATCTTCATCAAATGTTGGTCAAAATCCATATGAAATGGGGCGACTCAGTGCGCAGTTAATGTATAACGTAATTAAGCATAATATAAAGCCTGCTGAAGCGTTTTATTTTTTAGACTTTCATTACTGCCAACAAAGCAACGCCCAAACATGTACTGTAAATTATTAA